The following are encoded together in the Bradymonas sediminis genome:
- a CDS encoding pentapeptide repeat-containing protein has product MSSNELSKLVKTGNAKKFHRAVEKHEEEHGELPSLEMASFSGQNLAGFDFSGIDLSNVAFEECTLTECRFDGCVLNGTYVHSCTLLNCTFEGVEGDDFSLDASTLSRCEFKECNFVFPEWTDSQFNDCTLEKLIGPDYNFERVTFKGGHWHDVVPTGGEMRFVTLREMELKDVDLSACQASSCYLSAMSITDSVLPDGFVEKTGRRRVV; this is encoded by the coding sequence ATGTCTTCGAACGAACTTAGCAAATTAGTTAAGACCGGAAACGCCAAAAAGTTCCATCGCGCGGTCGAGAAGCACGAGGAAGAACACGGGGAGTTGCCGAGCCTCGAGATGGCAAGTTTTTCGGGCCAGAACCTGGCCGGTTTCGACTTTTCGGGCATCGACCTGTCCAATGTCGCCTTCGAGGAATGCACCCTCACCGAATGCCGCTTCGACGGCTGCGTGCTCAACGGCACCTACGTCCACAGCTGCACGCTGCTCAATTGCACCTTCGAGGGCGTGGAGGGCGATGACTTCTCCCTGGACGCCTCGACCCTGAGTCGCTGCGAATTTAAAGAATGCAACTTTGTATTCCCCGAGTGGACCGACTCGCAATTCAACGATTGTACCCTCGAGAAGCTGATCGGGCCGGACTATAATTTCGAGCGCGTCACCTTTAAGGGCGGCCACTGGCACGACGTCGTCCCGACCGGCGGCGAGATGCGCTTCGTGACCCTGCGCGAGATGGAGCTCAAAGATGTGGATCTGAGCGCCTGCCAAGCGTCGAGCTGCTATCTGAGCGCGATGTCAATCACCGACTCCGTGCTGCCCGACGGGTTCGTCGAGAAGACCGGCCGACGCCGCGTGGTCTAA
- a CDS encoding polyamine aminopropyltransferase, with translation MSDREVKKSRQEKSRTQTQSIVLLGSVFVIANCGLVYELLAGTISSYLVGAAILQFSLVVGVFMAAMGIGAFLSQWVKEDLLDVFVRVEVAVGFLGGFSAFALFFAFVHLAYYTAVLYAVCGLIGIFIGMEIPLVIRLLKDELALEFNVSAVLGLDYLGALIASLVFPLVLLPYLGQLATAFFTGLLNVVVAIVCCIILRDHLKKPRTTIATAVLAALLLAGGLAGSHRFVHWFESSLYQNQIIYATDTKYQRMVLTRWRDDLRLYLNGNLQFSSIDEYRYHDSLVHSVMGMPGKRERVLVLGGGDGMAVREVLKYADVKQVDLVDLDPEMTRLFSEQPMLRALNEDALHADRVSIYNMDAQIFLEEHAADAPYDRIIIDFPDPNDTSLSKLYSRSFYRLLSRHLSGSGYAITQATAPYLARRSFWCIYHTIRSVEHPAHLGETLDARAMHTYVPSFGEWGFVLFSPRTIDLSQWRLTEKTRYLTQENFESHFLFSEDTKEIPTEINRLDDQVLVRYYQEDWKSYFR, from the coding sequence ATGTCAGACCGCGAAGTTAAGAAAAGCCGCCAAGAGAAGTCTCGCACCCAGACCCAGAGCATCGTGCTGCTGGGGTCGGTCTTTGTGATCGCCAACTGCGGCCTGGTCTACGAATTATTGGCCGGCACGATCTCATCGTACCTTGTGGGCGCGGCGATCCTGCAATTCTCGCTGGTCGTCGGCGTATTTATGGCGGCGATGGGCATCGGGGCGTTTTTGTCGCAATGGGTCAAAGAGGATCTGCTCGACGTCTTCGTGCGCGTGGAGGTCGCCGTCGGGTTCCTCGGGGGGTTCTCGGCCTTCGCCCTCTTCTTCGCCTTCGTGCACCTCGCCTATTATACCGCCGTTTTATACGCGGTCTGCGGGCTCATCGGCATCTTTATTGGCATGGAGATCCCGCTGGTTATCCGGCTCCTCAAAGATGAATTGGCGCTCGAGTTTAATGTCTCTGCCGTGCTGGGGTTGGATTATCTGGGCGCGCTGATCGCCTCACTCGTCTTTCCCTTGGTGCTGCTGCCGTATCTCGGGCAATTGGCGACCGCGTTTTTCACCGGCCTGCTCAACGTCGTGGTCGCGATCGTGTGCTGCATCATCCTGCGCGACCACCTGAAAAAACCGCGCACCACCATCGCCACCGCGGTGCTCGCCGCGCTCCTGCTCGCCGGTGGTCTGGCGGGCAGCCATCGATTCGTGCACTGGTTTGAGTCGAGCCTCTACCAAAACCAGATCATCTACGCGACCGACACCAAATACCAACGCATGGTCCTGACCCGCTGGCGCGACGACCTGCGCCTGTATCTAAACGGCAACCTGCAATTCTCGAGCATCGACGAGTATCGCTACCACGACTCGCTGGTGCACAGCGTCATGGGCATGCCCGGCAAGCGCGAGCGCGTCCTGGTGCTCGGCGGCGGCGACGGCATGGCCGTGCGGGAGGTCCTCAAATACGCCGACGTTAAACAGGTCGACCTGGTGGATCTTGACCCCGAGATGACACGTCTCTTTAGTGAGCAGCCGATGCTGCGCGCGCTCAACGAGGACGCGCTGCACGCCGACCGGGTCTCCATCTATAATATGGACGCCCAGATCTTTTTGGAGGAGCACGCCGCCGACGCGCCCTACGACCGCATCATCATCGACTTCCCAGACCCCAACGACACGAGCCTGAGCAAATTATATTCGCGCAGTTTCTACCGGCTGCTGTCGCGCCACCTGTCGGGCTCCGGCTACGCCATCACTCAGGCGACCGCGCCCTATCTGGCGCGCCGAAGCTTCTGGTGCATCTACCACACGATCCGAAGCGTCGAGCACCCCGCCCACCTGGGCGAAACCCTCGACGCGCGCGCCATGCATACCTACGTCCCGTCATTTGGCGAATGGGGCTTTGTACTCTTCTCCCCGCGCACCATCGACCTGAGCCAGTGGCGGCTCACCGAGAAGACGCGCTACCTCACCCAGGAGAATTTCGAGAGTCACTTCCTTTTCTCGGAAGATACCAAAGAGATCCCGACCGAGATTAACCGCCTCGATGACCAGGTGCTCGTGCGCTATTACCAGGAAGATTGGAAGTCCTATTTCCGCTGA
- the rpsO gene encoding 30S ribosomal protein S15: protein MALHPDRKAELIGEFKRADGDTGSPEVQVALLTERINGLQEHFAEHKHDHHSRRGLLILVGRRRRLLRYLRKKDVERYRALIKALGLRK from the coding sequence ATGGCTTTACATCCGGATAGAAAAGCAGAGCTTATCGGCGAATTCAAACGTGCAGACGGAGACACCGGTAGCCCGGAAGTCCAGGTCGCACTTCTTACGGAGCGTATCAACGGTCTGCAAGAGCACTTCGCTGAGCACAAGCATGACCATCACTCGCGCCGCGGCCTGTTGATTCTGGTCGGCCGCCGCCGCCGCCTCCTGCGCTACCTGCGCAAGAAAGACGTCGAGCGCTATCGTGCGCTGATTAAGGCCCTTGGTCTGCGTAAATAA
- a CDS encoding OAM dimerization domain-containing protein, whose protein sequence is MKTTGRTGATPADLTRVRPYGDTLDDGQVQLSYTLPVPYGPEASEAARQVALKMGLEDPKVYHSQDLGEGYTYFIVYARFTQTLDFTKIKVAQIETERMDFYEINAYIEAEIGRKITVLGACTGTDAHSVGIDAIMNMKGYSGEYGLERYPMINAYNLGMQVLNEDLIAHAIEKKADALLVSQVVTQKDVHIKNLAELIDMLEAEGIRQDLLVVAGGPRISHELALELGFDAGFGPRTTAPDVASYIAQEMVARGLAK, encoded by the coding sequence ATGAAAACCACCGGCCGAACAGGCGCCACTCCAGCCGACCTGACCCGCGTCCGCCCCTACGGCGACACCCTCGATGACGGACAGGTGCAGCTCTCGTACACGCTGCCCGTCCCCTACGGCCCCGAAGCCAGCGAGGCGGCCCGCCAGGTCGCGCTGAAGATGGGCCTTGAAGACCCGAAGGTCTACCACAGCCAGGACCTCGGCGAGGGCTACACCTATTTTATCGTGTACGCGCGCTTCACGCAGACCCTTGATTTCACCAAGATTAAGGTCGCGCAGATCGAAACCGAGCGCATGGATTTCTATGAAATCAACGCCTATATCGAGGCCGAAATCGGGCGAAAGATTACGGTCCTAGGCGCCTGCACCGGCACCGACGCGCACTCGGTGGGCATCGACGCGATCATGAATATGAAGGGGTATTCGGGCGAATACGGCCTGGAGCGCTACCCCATGATCAACGCATATAACCTCGGCATGCAGGTGCTCAACGAGGATCTCATCGCCCACGCGATTGAGAAGAAAGCCGACGCCCTGCTGGTCAGCCAGGTCGTCACCCAGAAGGACGTCCACATCAAGAACCTCGCCGAGCTCATCGATATGCTCGAGGCCGAAGGCATCCGCCAGGACCTGCTCGTGGTCGCCGGCGGACCGCGCATCTCGCATGAGTTGGCGCTGGAGTTGGGCTTCGACGCAGGCTTTGGCCCGCGCACCACTGCGCCGGATGTCGCCAGCTATATTGCCCAGGAAATGGTCGCGCGTGGGCTGGCGAAATAG
- a CDS encoding DUF4178 domain-containing protein, giving the protein MSAFILITLAFVVGGGIAYVATRGSRKEPRASRALTSDFRGPAQQLTSDGERALTDLRLNDIIVYYDNDYSVEGRTTYRQGGWEWYSFMLEDGDKKIWLSVEEDEGLELSLWKEVKGLPLPSPPPALIEYQGESYELQERGKATAQSIGRTGRAVDCPVEYFEYESDSGKYLSVEDWDGDLEVSTGIALDESELTVFPGDNILT; this is encoded by the coding sequence ATGTCCGCATTTATCCTGATCACCCTGGCCTTCGTCGTCGGCGGCGGCATCGCTTACGTCGCCACGCGCGGGTCACGCAAAGAACCCAGGGCGTCGCGCGCGCTGACGAGCGACTTCCGCGGCCCCGCCCAACAACTCACCAGCGATGGCGAGCGCGCACTCACTGACCTGCGCCTCAACGACATTATTGTCTATTACGACAACGATTATTCGGTTGAAGGCCGCACCACTTATCGTCAGGGCGGCTGGGAGTGGTATTCCTTTATGCTCGAGGACGGGGATAAGAAGATCTGGCTTAGCGTGGAGGAAGACGAAGGCCTTGAGCTCTCGCTATGGAAGGAGGTTAAAGGCCTCCCGCTCCCGTCGCCGCCCCCGGCGCTGATTGAATACCAGGGCGAGTCCTATGAACTCCAAGAGCGCGGAAAGGCGACCGCCCAGAGCATCGGGCGCACCGGGCGCGCGGTGGACTGCCCGGTCGAGTATTTTGAGTATGAGAGTGACAGCGGCAAATACTTGTCAGTGGAGGATTGGGACGGCGATCTCGAAGTCTCGACAGGCATCGCTCTCGATGAATCCGAACTAACCGTCTTTCCCGGTGATAATATCCTCACCTGA
- the pnp gene encoding polyribonucleotide nucleotidyltransferase, giving the protein MGIIREGAQLGDKELIIEHGRMAPQAGGSVVISYGDSQVLCTACDGGEKPHLPFFPLLCDYVENFWAAGKIPGGFFKREGKPSTKATLTSRLIDRPHRPLFPEGYRRDTQLVAWVISADQINDTDVLAITGCSAALMISEMPFNGPVAGVRVGMVDGEFIANPTFAQREESDMDIVLAVTDKAIVMVEGSANEVPEAVMVKAMEFGQESVQGVLELQKQLAKAVGKPKLNVEPVTVDAAILKAVEKESKKELDKALQIAEKLPRYARMDELKAATVEALVEAYPEQEGDIKDAFDSLKKSLMRKRVIKTKTRIDGRDPETVRDIRVEVGLLPMAHGSALFTRGETQALVSCTLGTEYDSKVVDGLEDDFKKRFYLHYNFPGFSVGETKPFRSVSRRELGHGELAERALTASLPDLEEEFPYTVRIVSDTLASNGSSSMAAVCGGSLAMMDAGVPFKKATAGIAMGMIKEGKDIVVLSDILGDEDHMGDMDFKVTGTVDGITAFQLDTKIEGITFKTMEKALLQAKEGRDHILGVMNEAIAEPRKELADTAPRITFIKIDPSSIGAVIGSGGKTIRGIQEATGARVNIEDDGTVKIAANNAESAQQVIEIIEGLTATPEEGKIYLGTVKNITDFGAFIEILPGTEGLCHISELAEGRVENVGDVLSQGDEVCVKCLSVDMKRGRIKLSLKAAAAEQEDADA; this is encoded by the coding sequence ATGGGTATTATAAGAGAAGGCGCACAACTCGGCGACAAAGAACTCATCATTGAGCACGGACGTATGGCCCCGCAGGCCGGCGGTTCGGTGGTCATCAGCTACGGCGACTCCCAGGTGCTGTGCACCGCGTGTGACGGCGGCGAGAAGCCGCATCTGCCGTTCTTCCCGCTGCTGTGCGACTACGTCGAGAACTTCTGGGCAGCCGGCAAAATCCCCGGCGGCTTCTTCAAACGCGAAGGAAAGCCCAGCACCAAAGCGACGCTGACCAGCCGTCTTATCGACCGTCCGCACCGCCCGCTCTTCCCGGAAGGATATCGCCGCGACACCCAACTGGTCGCGTGGGTCATCTCCGCCGACCAGATCAACGACACCGACGTCCTGGCCATCACCGGCTGCTCGGCTGCGCTGATGATCAGCGAGATGCCCTTTAACGGTCCGGTCGCTGGCGTTCGCGTGGGCATGGTCGACGGTGAGTTCATCGCCAACCCGACCTTCGCGCAGCGCGAAGAGTCCGACATGGACATCGTGCTTGCTGTCACCGACAAGGCGATCGTCATGGTCGAGGGTTCCGCCAACGAAGTCCCCGAGGCCGTCATGGTCAAGGCGATGGAGTTCGGCCAGGAGTCGGTCCAGGGCGTCCTTGAGCTGCAAAAGCAGCTCGCCAAGGCGGTCGGCAAACCGAAGCTCAACGTCGAGCCGGTCACCGTCGACGCCGCTATCCTGAAGGCTGTCGAGAAAGAGTCGAAGAAAGAGCTCGATAAGGCGCTGCAGATCGCCGAGAAGCTCCCGCGCTATGCGCGTATGGACGAGCTCAAAGCCGCCACGGTCGAAGCCTTGGTGGAGGCGTATCCGGAGCAAGAGGGCGATATCAAAGACGCCTTCGACTCGCTTAAAAAGTCGCTGATGCGCAAGCGCGTCATCAAGACCAAGACCCGCATCGACGGACGTGACCCGGAGACGGTTCGCGACATCCGCGTCGAAGTTGGCCTGCTGCCGATGGCACACGGCTCGGCGCTGTTCACCCGCGGCGAGACCCAGGCACTGGTAAGCTGCACGCTCGGCACCGAGTATGACAGTAAAGTAGTGGACGGCCTGGAAGACGACTTCAAGAAGCGCTTCTACCTGCACTATAACTTCCCGGGATTCAGCGTCGGCGAGACCAAGCCCTTCCGCAGCGTCTCGCGTCGTGAGCTCGGACACGGTGAGTTGGCCGAGCGCGCGCTGACCGCGTCGCTGCCCGACCTTGAGGAAGAATTCCCCTATACCGTGCGCATCGTCAGCGACACCCTCGCCTCCAACGGCTCCAGCTCGATGGCCGCGGTCTGCGGCGGCAGCCTCGCCATGATGGACGCCGGCGTGCCCTTCAAAAAGGCCACCGCGGGCATCGCGATGGGTATGATTAAAGAAGGCAAGGACATCGTGGTCTTGAGCGATATCCTCGGCGACGAAGATCATATGGGCGACATGGACTTCAAGGTCACCGGTACCGTTGACGGCATCACCGCCTTCCAGCTCGACACCAAGATTGAAGGGATCACCTTCAAGACGATGGAAAAAGCGCTGCTGCAGGCCAAAGAAGGCCGCGATCATATCCTCGGCGTCATGAACGAGGCGATCGCGGAGCCGCGCAAAGAGCTGGCCGACACCGCGCCGCGCATCACCTTCATCAAGATTGACCCCTCCTCGATCGGCGCGGTCATCGGCTCGGGCGGCAAGACCATCCGTGGCATCCAGGAAGCCACCGGCGCCCGCGTCAATATCGAAGACGACGGCACGGTGAAAATCGCCGCGAATAACGCCGAGTCGGCCCAGCAGGTCATCGAGATCATCGAAGGCCTCACCGCCACCCCGGAAGAGGGCAAAATCTATCTCGGAACGGTCAAAAATATCACCGATTTCGGTGCGTTCATCGAGATTCTTCCGGGCACAGAGGGACTCTGCCACATTTCGGAGCTGGCCGAAGGCCGCGTCGAAAACGTCGGCGATGTTCTGAGCCAGGGCGATGAGGTTTGCGTGAAATGCCTCTCGGTCGACATGAAGCGTGGGCGTATTAAGCTGAGCCTGAAAGCGGCCGCCGCCGAGCAGGAAGACGCTGACGCGTAA
- a CDS encoding pentapeptide repeat-containing protein: MSEKAPQKTADSVDSTIEEDFGIDEDSDLEEDSDLEEDSDADEEESLSIEDLEAAVARGEDLREFNFAGAELHGADLSGALLKEANFAGADLDNVDLSNAVLTEASFAGATLNNITLNGADLTEANFSGAHLNDLDAVDATLLEADFSGAAVYDVDLSRANLRETIFAGASVGETTLNGADMHGADLSGATFSDVDMRECDLSEADASAAAFHNVDLSKANLSEADFSAASIQDATLDEVKGDGWWLVAASLRQVSMKNASLKTAVFEALGVEDLDIQGNELPDGFAEWLSEASAAADADAKPSDEDTKGDG, from the coding sequence ATGAGCGAAAAAGCCCCCCAGAAGACCGCTGATTCTGTTGATTCAACCATCGAGGAGGACTTCGGCATCGACGAAGACTCGGACCTTGAAGAGGATTCGGATCTTGAAGAGGATTCGGACGCAGACGAAGAAGAATCTTTGAGCATCGAAGATCTCGAGGCAGCCGTCGCCCGCGGCGAGGACCTTCGGGAGTTCAACTTCGCGGGGGCTGAGTTGCACGGCGCAGACCTCAGTGGCGCGCTCCTAAAAGAGGCGAATTTCGCCGGCGCAGACCTCGACAACGTCGACCTTAGCAACGCCGTGCTCACCGAGGCGAGCTTCGCCGGGGCGACGCTCAACAATATCACGCTAAATGGCGCTGATTTAACCGAAGCGAACTTCTCGGGCGCACACCTAAACGACCTCGACGCGGTGGACGCCACGCTCCTGGAGGCTGATTTCAGCGGCGCGGCGGTCTACGACGTCGACCTGAGCCGGGCGAACCTTCGCGAGACGATCTTCGCGGGCGCTTCGGTCGGCGAGACCACGCTGAACGGCGCGGACATGCACGGCGCGGACCTCAGCGGCGCGACCTTCTCGGACGTCGACATGCGCGAGTGCGATCTGAGCGAGGCCGACGCCTCGGCCGCTGCCTTCCACAACGTCGACCTGAGCAAGGCGAATCTGAGCGAGGCCGACTTCAGCGCCGCCAGCATCCAGGACGCCACCCTCGACGAGGTGAAAGGCGACGGATGGTGGCTGGTCGCCGCGTCCCTTCGCCAGGTCAGCATGAAGAACGCATCGCTCAAAACCGCGGTCTTTGAGGCGCTGGGCGTCGAGGATCTCGACATTCAGGGCAATGAATTGCCCGACGGCTTCGCCGAGTGGCTCAGCGAAGCCAGCGCCGCGGCCGATGCCGACGCGAAGCCATCCGATGAGGATACCAAGGGAGACGGTTGA
- a CDS encoding CYTH domain-containing protein, producing the protein MAVEIERKFLVCSQLWRADVFDEIPMRQGYFESAPGATVRVRIEGERAVLTIKGPTVGLSRAEFEYEIPMADAREMLDTFCQGRQVEKVRYLVKHGEHTWEVDVFEGANAGLVMAEVELDRDDEAVATPEWIGEEVSHDRRYRNGYLARHPWAER; encoded by the coding sequence ATGGCGGTTGAAATTGAGCGTAAATTCTTAGTGTGCTCGCAGCTGTGGCGGGCGGATGTCTTCGATGAGATTCCGATGCGCCAGGGTTATTTTGAGAGCGCCCCGGGAGCCACGGTGCGCGTGCGCATCGAAGGGGAGAGGGCGGTGCTGACCATCAAGGGCCCGACGGTCGGGCTGTCGCGGGCGGAATTCGAATATGAAATCCCGATGGCCGATGCCCGCGAGATGCTCGACACCTTTTGCCAGGGGCGCCAGGTCGAGAAGGTGCGCTACCTCGTCAAGCACGGCGAGCACACCTGGGAGGTCGATGTCTTCGAGGGAGCCAACGCCGGGTTGGTCATGGCTGAGGTCGAATTGGACCGCGACGACGAGGCGGTGGCGACGCCGGAGTGGATTGGCGAGGAGGTCTCGCATGACCGGCGCTATCGCAACGGTTACCTGGCGCGCCATCCCTGGGCAGAGCGCTGA
- a CDS encoding serine/threonine-protein kinase — protein sequence MSEETLDKSAPPKEAASAKKKPYDPEKLIGKTLAGRYEVEQCIGKGGMGVVYLASQTALGRKVVVKVLPRSFVDDDEAIIRFEREAQGMSRLQHPHIVAIYDFGHDENQAYICMEYVDGETLTRRMRREGAMSVQEFAQIAAQILQGIGEAHSIGLIHRDIKPSNIMLTERHGRQNYTKILDFGLAKLSAGAVDVTKEQALVGSAAYLSPEQIMGNPSDHRVDIYAMGVLFYYMLCGEKPFVSDDDITVLYQHVHAAPKPLGERLPEDHRVPDALVELVERMLAKSPDDRPADAPSILVELIEIMAETSIQLPNLAAQITTGEFARQSPLMPDSAQDSGVVLQRDRAHTPARSPSPDSSSQPQIYRHDSGLYVDSTSDLRLITEEQIAMIQKDQSAKTLRVVAVAIAIIAAGLVGAFLWLAPFKDDSAAKMESARAQLAQASAYIDEENYGRAEAILDLLEPSIEELPALSADYAASRDDLETGRLFSQAKIYEEKGEFAQALESYEKVRQKNPGNAEARAAIERIKAAQAESAKAAEAAAQPTEAPKLEQPKSPTPSAKTKRANRAPKKTQTAANASVVANPAKTPEKDDAPVDLLMPAAKKSPTPGNTSATPPKEDDNFVPLLPID from the coding sequence ATGTCCGAAGAAACGCTCGACAAATCGGCGCCTCCCAAGGAGGCGGCTTCTGCAAAGAAGAAGCCCTACGACCCCGAAAAGCTCATCGGCAAAACTCTGGCGGGCCGCTACGAGGTCGAGCAATGCATCGGCAAGGGCGGCATGGGAGTGGTCTATCTGGCCAGCCAGACCGCGCTTGGGCGCAAGGTCGTGGTCAAAGTATTGCCGCGCTCCTTTGTCGATGATGACGAGGCTATCATCCGCTTCGAGCGCGAAGCCCAGGGCATGAGCCGCCTGCAGCACCCGCATATTGTCGCGATTTACGACTTCGGCCACGACGAGAACCAGGCATATATTTGCATGGAATATGTCGACGGCGAGACGCTCACCCGGCGCATGCGACGCGAGGGGGCGATGTCGGTCCAGGAATTCGCTCAGATCGCCGCCCAGATCCTGCAAGGCATCGGCGAGGCGCACTCCATCGGGCTGATTCACCGCGATATTAAGCCCTCCAATATCATGCTGACCGAGCGTCACGGGCGGCAAAACTATACGAAAATATTAGACTTCGGCCTGGCCAAGCTCAGCGCTGGCGCAGTGGATGTCACCAAGGAGCAGGCGCTCGTGGGGTCGGCCGCCTATTTGTCGCCCGAGCAGATCATGGGCAATCCGAGCGACCATCGCGTCGATATCTACGCGATGGGCGTCCTCTTCTATTATATGCTCTGCGGCGAGAAACCGTTTGTCTCGGACGACGATATCACGGTGCTCTACCAGCATGTCCACGCCGCGCCGAAGCCCCTCGGCGAGCGCTTGCCCGAGGACCACCGCGTCCCCGATGCGCTGGTCGAGTTGGTCGAGCGGATGTTGGCCAAATCGCCGGATGACCGCCCCGCCGACGCTCCCAGCATCCTGGTCGAGCTTATCGAGATCATGGCCGAGACCTCGATTCAACTCCCGAACCTCGCCGCGCAGATAACCACCGGCGAGTTCGCCAGACAAAGCCCGCTGATGCCGGATAGCGCGCAGGACTCTGGCGTCGTGCTTCAGCGAGACCGCGCCCATACTCCGGCGCGCTCGCCCTCGCCGGACTCAAGCTCCCAGCCGCAGATTTACCGTCACGACAGCGGCCTATACGTCGACTCCACCAGCGATCTTCGCCTCATCACCGAGGAGCAGATCGCGATGATCCAAAAAGATCAGAGCGCCAAGACCCTGCGCGTCGTCGCGGTGGCGATTGCCATTATCGCCGCCGGTCTTGTCGGCGCGTTCCTTTGGTTGGCGCCCTTCAAGGACGACTCCGCGGCGAAAATGGAGAGCGCGAGAGCACAACTCGCCCAGGCGAGCGCGTATATCGACGAGGAAAATTATGGCCGCGCCGAGGCCATCCTCGACCTGCTTGAACCGTCGATTGAAGAGTTGCCCGCGTTGAGCGCAGACTATGCGGCCTCGCGCGATGACCTGGAGACAGGTCGCCTCTTTAGTCAGGCCAAGATTTACGAAGAAAAAGGCGAGTTCGCGCAAGCGCTTGAGAGCTACGAGAAGGTCCGGCAGAAGAACCCCGGGAACGCCGAGGCGCGTGCAGCGATTGAGCGCATCAAAGCCGCTCAGGCCGAGTCGGCGAAGGCCGCCGAAGCCGCGGCTCAACCCACCGAGGCCCCGAAGCTCGAGCAGCCGAAGTCACCGACCCCTTCGGCCAAGACGAAACGAGCAAACCGTGCGCCAAAGAAAACCCAGACGGCGGCCAACGCTTCGGTCGTGGCCAACCCGGCCAAGACGCCCGAGAAGGATGACGCGCCGGTCGACCTCTTGATGCCGGCTGCGAAGAAATCGCCGACGCCTGGCAATACTTCGGCCACGCCCCCCAAAGAAGACGATAATTTCGTCCCCCTGCTGCCGATCGACTAA